Proteins from a genomic interval of Primulina huaijiensis isolate GDHJ02 unplaced genomic scaffold, ASM1229523v2 scaffold207754, whole genome shotgun sequence:
- the LOC140966708 gene encoding GDP-L-galactose phosphorylase 1-like has translation MNSKGLNEVGVMVSELLDYPVRVFVFEAGCKLRMLSDVVASCCFYLQNNNIPFNILISNFGHRVFLLPQCYAQKQARGEVNHKLLDTQVNPAVWEMSGHIVLKRRKDFVEASEEYACKLLSEVSLPDDQFLEAKEHIIEVTSRLSQEEPASIQQESDFVTSYLPQDCLVLL, from the exons ATGAACAGCAAGGGATTGAATGAAGTTGGAGTGATGGTTTCCGAGCTACTGGATTATCCTGTGcgagtttttgtttttgaagctGGATGTAAATTGCGTATGTTATCTGACGTCGTCGCGAGTTGTTGCTTTTACCTGCAGAATAACAACATTCCTTTCAATATACTGATTTCCAATTTTGGCCACAGGGTATTTTTGCTACCTCAG TGTTACGCCCAGAAGCAAGCACGTGGAGAAGTAAACCACAAACTTTTAGATACTCAAGTTAACCCAGCCGTTTGGGAAATGAGTGGGCATATTGTGCTGAAGCGGAGAAAGGATTTTGTTGAAGCATCTGAAGAATACGCTTGCAAACTACTCTCTGAGGTTTCTCTACCAGATGACCAATTTCTTGAGGCGAAGGAGCATATTATTGAGGTAACCAGCCGGCTGTCCCAAGAAGAACCTGCCTCCATACAACAGGAGAGTGACTTTGTTACTTCGTATCTTCCTCAAGATTGCCTTGTCCTGCTCTGA